GCACTATCGGTTGTAATGGAAGCAGGGTTTCATGTGGTTAACATAGATTGCGTTATCGTTGCACAAAAACCGAAGCTTTCCGTATATTACGGAACATTATCCGGTTCTATCTCAAAATTATTGGATATCGATGCATCTTTTGTATCGGTTAAAGCAAAAACAAACGAAGGATTGGATGCTACAGGCAGAGAGGAGGCTATATCTGCTTATGCAATTGTGTTGCTTGAGAATTGAATGGCACTGAAAGTCTATAATACGCTTACACGCAGCAAAGAAGAGTTCAAACCAGTACTTGATAACCATGTCGGTATGTATGTGTGCGGTGTTACAGTCTATGACCTCTGTCATATAGGACATGCCCGTTCTGCAATAGTGTTTGATGTGATCTACAGGTATCTTAAAAAAAAAGGTTATGATGTTAAATTCGTAAAGAACTTCACCGACATAGATGATAAGATTATCAAAAGGGCAAATGAACAGTCCGTCAGTGCAGCAGATATCGCAGAGAAATACATAAATGAATATTATAAAGATATGGACACTCTTGGGCTTGAAAAACCAGATTATGAACCAAAGGTTACCGACCATATATCAGATATTATCGGGTTTATACAGGGTCTTGTGCAAAATGGATCTGCCTATGAATTAAATGGCGATGTTTATTTCTCTGTAAGAAAGTTTGGCAGCTATGGAAAGCTTTCGGGTAAAGATATAGAAGACCTTGAGGCAGGGGCAAGGGTTGGGATCGATGAAACAAAGCAGGATCCCCTCGATTTTGCCTTATGGAAAAAAAGCAAAGAAAAAGAGCCGTGGTGGAGCAGCCCATGGGGTAAAGGCAGGCCGGGCTGGCATATCGAATGCTCCGTTATGAGTACAAAATATCTTGGCGAAACCTTTGATATTCATGGCGGCGGCATGGATCTCATTTTCCCTCACCATGAAAATGAAATAGCTCAAACGGAGGCGCTCACGGGTAAAAGGTTTGTGAATTACTGGCTTCATAACGGGTTTGTTCAAATCAATAAAGAAAAGATGTCCAAATCACTCGGTAATTTTTTCACGATCCGTGATATTGTTAAAACATATGAGCCTCAAGCGCTCAGGCTGTTTATTCTTACAAAACATTATAGAAGCCCGCTTGATTTTACAGAACAGACACTGAAAGAAGAAGAGAAAGCCTTGTACAGAGGTTATGCGAGTCTGAGAATTCTAAGCAAGCTGCCCGAAAAGGGTAAAAAAGAGCTGTCCGATGAGCAAATGACGGCATTTTCCAATAAGCTGAATCGGTACATAGCAGATTTCTATAATGCAATGGATGACGACTTTAACACCGCATCTGCCTTATCAAGCCTGTTTGATATAATGCATTTAATAAATACGTATCTTAAAAACAACACCGCAAAGCCGAAAATGGAGCCGATCAAAAAATCAAAGGATTTTATAAAAGATGCTATAGAGATACTTGGTATTTTTAATAATGATCCTTATGAATTCCTGAGATCAAGGCGAAGTAAACGGCTTAAAGATACAGGGCTTACAGAAATAGAAATTGAAGGATTGCTTAAAAGTAGAGATACCTTAAGACAGGAAAAGAAGTTCAAAGAATCCGATGAAGTAAGGGCAAAACTTCTAAATCACGGCATTGCAGTTATGGACACACCGGACGGAACAACATGGGACATAATTGATTAACCCGGATAATATCTTTTAAAAAAGATACATTATTCCATAACAGGAGCTTATAAAAAGCTGTATAAATATGGCACGATTCAAAATCGTTTCTGATTACAAGCCTTCCGGAGATCAACCGCAGGCAATAGAAGAACTGGTCAAAGGTATCAAAAACAACCAGAAGAATCAGGTTTTACTGGGTGTTACCGGTTCCGGTAAAACATTTACAATGGCTCATGTTATTGAGCAAATCCAGATTCCAACGCTTATCATTGCCCCAAACAAAACCCTTGCTGCCCAGCTTTACACGGAGATGCAGGCACTGTTTCCTGATAATGCTGTGGAATATTTTGTAAGTTATTATGATTATTATCAGCCCGAAGCTTATGTACCGGAAACGGACACATATATAGAAAAAGATGCATCAATAAATGATGAGATCGACAAATTAAGGCATTCTGCAACACATTCTTTGCTTGAGAGAAAAGATGTAATCATTGTTGCAAGTGTGTCGTGCATCTATGGACTTGGTTCTCCTGAGGCTTATAAAGGTATGCTTGCTTATGCAGAAACGGGCAGGCAGCTAAACAGGGACGAGTTCATTCACAGGCTTGTGAATATCCAATATACGAGGAACAATTATGACTTTTATAGAGGTGTATTTAGAGTAATAGGCGATACTGTAGAGGTGTTTCCTGCTTATGAAAGCGATATAGCAATACACGTAGAGTTTTTTGGGAATACCGTTGATACAATCTACACTTTTGATCCTGTCAGAGGGAAAAAGAAGGATATACTTAAAAGGGTGGTTATTTACCCTGCAAGCCATTATGTCGCCGATGAAGTAAGCCTGAAGCATGCAGTGGAAGCAATAAGACAGGAACTTGCCGAAAGACTAAAAGAGTTCAGAAACTCGGGTAAGCTGCTTGAAGAAGAAAGGCTCAAAAGACGAACTCTTTATGATATAGAAATGCTCGGAGAAATGGGTTATTGCACAGGAATAGAGAACTATTCCAGACATTTAAGTAAAAGAGCACCTGGAGATCCTCCGTATACATTGCTTGATTATTTTCCAAAGCAATTCCTGTCCATTATTGATGAAAGCCATCTAACAGTCCCTCAGATAGGCGGGATGTATGAGGGCGATAGAAGCAGGAAACGAACGCTCGTCGAATACGGTTTCAGATTACCGTCCGCACTCGACAATAGACCGCTTAAGTTCTCGGAATTCGAGCAAAGGATCGATAAAGTTGTTTATGTATCAGCAACGCCTTCAGAATACGAGATAAAAATATCAAGCCGCAGAATCATAGAACAGATAATAAGGCCGACAGGTCTTGTTGATCCCAAGGTTATTATTAAAGATGCAACCAACCAGGTTGATACATTGCTTGAGGAGATCAGAAAACGCGTTGGAGTGAATGAAAGGGTTCTCGTAACAACACTAACAAAACGCATGGCAGAAGAGCTTACAGAATACTATGCAAGTCTTGGTATCAAGGTCAAATATATGCACTCCGATATAGTAACACTTGAGAGGGTCGATATTATCCGTGATTTAAGGATGGGCAAATTTGATGTGTTGATAGGTATAAATCTATTAAGAGAAGGACTTGATCTGCCGGAAGTATCTCTTGTTGCAATCCTTGATGGAGATAAGGAGGGTTTTTTAAGATCAGCCCGTTCTCTCATACAAACCATTGGAAGGGCGGCAAGAAATGTCAATGGTACGGTGATCATATTTGCCGACAGGATCACTGGTGCGATAAAACAAGCACTCGACGAAACAAATAGAAGACGGATCAAGCAGCTCGCGTACAACAAAGAGTATGGTATTGTGCCGGAAACAATAAAAAAACAGATCAGAGAGCTACGGACATCTATATACGAAAAGGATTATTATACGGTACCTGTCGAGATGGCGGATGGCACAGAAGAGTACATTGATCCGGAAAACATACCATCAAGAATAAAAGAGCTCAAAAGTGAAATGAGACGCGCTGCCAAGGAGCTTGAGTTTGAAAAGGCGACAGAGCTAAGAGACAGGATTAAAAAGTTAAGCGATCTTTATCTGAAGATATGATCCCGAAATCGCATTAGAGATATAGGGGGACCGTGGAGTGTGTGTAATAGGATCGCAGAGCTGGACAGTGTGCAGGGACTTAATATATTAAGCCCCTGCACTAATTATTATATCATCCTGATCAATAGTCTTACAAAAATAAACTACCCGGGCATGAGCCCGTTGTGCATTGACCTTTTGTATCTTTAAGTATATCTTTTCTCTATGACGTATAGATTAGAACATGATTCATTGGGAGAGGTAAAGGTTCCACAGGATGTGTATTACGGTGCTCAGACAAAAAGGGCATTGGATAACTTTCCGGTGAGCGGTGAGAAAAACCATCCTCTACTCATCAAGGCTTATTTAATACTTAAGAAGGCGTGCGCCCTTACAAATGCAGAACTGGGTGTACTTGATAAAAAACGTTCAAAAGCGATCATACACGGGTGTGATGAATTGATTTCAGACAGATACACGGAACAAATTGTTATTGACAAATATCAGGCAGGGGCCGGCACGTCACTTAACATGAACATTAACGAGGTTATTGCAAATATTGCCCTTGAGAGACTCGGGTATAAAAAGGGGAATTACGATTATTTGAGCCCAAACGACCACGTAAACATGTCTCAATCAACGAATGATACATTTCCAACCGCATCCCATATTGCTTTAATATGGAACACCCAAGAACTTATTGGGTCGCTGGTTTTACTCGTAAAATCATTGCATAAAAAAGCCGCAGCTTTTAAGCATCTATTGAAATCGGGAAGAACACACCTGCAGGCTGCAGTGCCTGTTACGCTCGGTCAGGAATTCTTTGCCTACGAAGAAACAATTAAAAAATCAATATCAATGCTTCGCCATATATCGGAACCGGTAAATCCGTCTAAATATCCGTTTCCGTCTTTGCTTGAAGTAGCAATCGGAGGAACTGCCGTAGGAACGGGTTTAAACACTCCAAAATATTATAGAGATACCGTTATTAAAAATTTAAACAAAGCAACAGGGCTTAATCTTATCAAATCTGCGGATCCAAGAGAGGCACTGCAGAGCAGGATTGCGATAAGCCGCATGTCCTCAACCATACACGACATAGCCCTGGAGCTAATCCGCATAGCAAACGATCTGAGGCTTTTATCGTCAGGAACTATAACTGGTATCGGTGAGATAAACCTTCCCGCGGTTCAGCCTGGCTCTTCAATTATGCCGGGTAAAGCCAATCCAGTTATGGCAGAAGCACTCAACATGATCTGCTTTAGGGTAATCGGTAACGCTTTGACCGTTTCTATGGCAGAACAAGCCGGCCAGCTTGAACTGAACGTTATGATGCCTGTCATGATAAATACCCTGCTTGAATCGATTGATATCCTTAAAAATTTTATACCTGTCTTTGCAAGAAAGGCGGTTGATGGTATCACGGTAAACAAAGACAGGCTTGATTATTATTTTAAAAATACACCATCAATAGCAACTATACTGAATCCAATAATAGGCTATCTCAAAGCCGCTGAGGTAGTAAAACAGTCCATATCAGAAAAAAGACCCGTTACAGATATAATAATAGAAAAAGGATTGATGGGAAAAAAAGAGCTCGATGGACTTCTTAAAAGTGACCGCATTACCGGTATCCTGGATAACGAAAGGAACAAACATGCCAGTAATTGAAATGAAGGACCAGCTATATAACATACTTCAACCAAGATGGATCAACTCAATACCGTTAATAGTCGCAACATCCGAAAAAGATGAGGATGAACTGAACCTTTATATAATAAATGAAATGTTAAACGGTAAGGTAATATTATTAGATTTCTGGGAGTACACGTGCATAAATTGTCTCAGAACGCTCCCCTATGTAAAGGAATGGCATAAGCGTTATGCCGATAAAGGACTTGTGGTTATCGGTGTACATACGCCCGAGTTCAGTGTATCTGTTGAAAAAAAGAACGTTGAGAATGCAGTAAAAGAACTCGGTATAACATACCCTGTTGTTCTAGACGGTGATTATGCGATATGGACAAGCCTTCATAATCAATACTGGCCGAGAAAACTGCTGTTTAATTCAAAGCTTGAGATCGTGTACGATAGTGCGGGAGAAGGCGGATATAGAGAGGTTGAGATTAAGATACAGCAGGCACTTCTCGAGCTTGACGGTACATTAAAAATGCCGCCAATTATGGAGCCTGTAAGGGATGCCGATATGGAGGGAACCCATTGCTATCCGGCTACGCCGGAGTTGTATTGCGGTTTTGTAAGGGGCAGGCTTGGGAACACAGAGGGTTATAATAAGGATAGTAATCCCGTAGTATACTCCATGCCTGAAACATTAACATCGGGCATGCTTTATCTTAACGGAACATGGGCATCTACAGAAGAAAGCATTATTGCAACGGAACTACCTGCAAATATTGAAATCATTTACAAAGCGGCTCAAATCAATGCAGTAATATCTTCAGCTTCAAGTGAACCGATAAAGGTTTATATCGAGATAAACGGGGCTCCCATCAGTGAACACGATAAAGGGGATGATATACTGTACGATCAACGTGGAAGCTATGTGCTTGTGGATAAGCCTAAGATGTATAACATAACAGGTAATCAACCCTACAGGGAATACGATATCAAGATATTCCCCGACAATATAGCTCTTGAGTTTTTTGCCTTTACTTTCGTCTCATGTGTTGAACCGCATTAAAACTCTATGGGCATCATAAAATTATTATCCGATACACTTTCAAGCAAAATTGCAGCAGGAGAGGTTATAGAAAAACCGGCTTCTATTGTAAAAGAGCTTGTAGAAAATGCGATAGACGCACACGCGAGTTATATAACGGTTGAACTAACGGACGGCGGGAAGGCATTTATACAGATAAAGGATAATGGAGACGGTATATTATCAGAAGATGTTGAACTTGCGGTTCAAAGGCATGCAACCAGTAAATTAACGGACGAAAAGGGATTATATGAAATAAACACGCTTGGTTTTAGAGGAGAGGCACTCTACAGTATAGGGGTTGTCTCTGAATTGGAACTCATAACAAAACATTCGCACGAAGATACGGGAACAGGGATTGTTATAAAAGGCGGTAAATTGATAAGCAAGGAGATCGTCGCGCATGATCATGGTACTACCGTAAAGGTATCCAACCTGTTTTTTAACACGCCTGTGAGAAAAAAATTCCTTGGCTCTACCCAATCAGAATACAGGGCATGTATTGATGTAATGGATAGGTTTGTCTTTGGCTGGAGCAATGTAGGCTTAAAACTCATAAGCAACTCAAAAGAGCGGTTTAATGTTCCGCCGGCCTCTACTGAAGAGCGTATGATCTTAAGGATAGATCCTGAGCTTAAAGGCAAACTCTACCCTATAAGCGCGGATAATGGGCTTATGAGGGTTGATGGATTTGTTTCTGACCCTGATTACAGCTTGAATACCTCCAGATATATCTACATATATGTTAACAACAGGTATATAATCGACAGATCTTTAAATTATACAATCATAAACTCATATTCAACAACCCTTGAGAAAGGAAGGTATCCCGTTGCCGTGATTAATCTCTCTCTGCCTCCACATTTTATCGATGTTAATGTAAACCCTACAAAAACGGCGGTAAAATTCCCGGATAGAGCAATGGTAAACGATATGCTGATAAATGCCGTAAAAGAGGCTATCGGTAACAGGCATATTACGTACACATCATCGGATAAATATTCTCTAAAAAAACAATACCTTAATGATATAAAAGAATCTGCCGAGAAATACTTTGTCAATCATAGGAACATCGTAAAGACGAATCCCATACCTGAATCGATAAGGCACGAATCCCCAGATATTGCTAAAGAAAAACGGATTCAGGGCGATATCATTCCAAAAGGCGGGTTCTCTTCTCTAAACATATACGGGCAATTTCGTGCTACATACATACTGGCAACAGCAGATGATAGTATTGTTATTATCGATCAACATGCAATGCATGAGCGGATTATTTTCGAAAGGCTTGTCCGTGATGCGAAAGAAAAAAAATCTAACTCTCAAATGCTTCTTACACCGTACGGGATATTTTTGAATGAACATAGATTAGCCGTGCTGAACAGTATTGCCGCTAAATTTGAATCCATAGGTTATGGTATATCGGTGGATGGCCAACAGGTTATAGTAAATGCCATCCCTGCTGCCACACAGTTCGATCCATTATTGCTTATTGAGCTTATAGACGAATATGAGAATGATGTTGATACAACTCATACCGTGCTTGAAGAGATTCACCGGAAAGATCCCGGATACAGAATTATGGCTACTGTAGCATGTAAGAGTGCTGTAAAAGCAGGTGATTTTCTCACACCCGAAAAGATAAAGGCAATGTTTTTTCAACTGGATTCCCTTGACATCCCGCTTAATTGTCCACACGGAAGACCTTTTGTATTTGTCTTAGCAAACATGGAA
This region of Deltaproteobacteria bacterium genomic DNA includes:
- the cysS gene encoding cysteine--tRNA ligase, with product MALKVYNTLTRSKEEFKPVLDNHVGMYVCGVTVYDLCHIGHARSAIVFDVIYRYLKKKGYDVKFVKNFTDIDDKIIKRANEQSVSAADIAEKYINEYYKDMDTLGLEKPDYEPKVTDHISDIIGFIQGLVQNGSAYELNGDVYFSVRKFGSYGKLSGKDIEDLEAGARVGIDETKQDPLDFALWKKSKEKEPWWSSPWGKGRPGWHIECSVMSTKYLGETFDIHGGGMDLIFPHHENEIAQTEALTGKRFVNYWLHNGFVQINKEKMSKSLGNFFTIRDIVKTYEPQALRLFILTKHYRSPLDFTEQTLKEEEKALYRGYASLRILSKLPEKGKKELSDEQMTAFSNKLNRYIADFYNAMDDDFNTASALSSLFDIMHLINTYLKNNTAKPKMEPIKKSKDFIKDAIEILGIFNNDPYEFLRSRRSKRLKDTGLTEIEIEGLLKSRDTLRQEKKFKESDEVRAKLLNHGIAVMDTPDGTTWDIID
- the uvrB gene encoding excinuclease ABC subunit UvrB; this encodes MARFKIVSDYKPSGDQPQAIEELVKGIKNNQKNQVLLGVTGSGKTFTMAHVIEQIQIPTLIIAPNKTLAAQLYTEMQALFPDNAVEYFVSYYDYYQPEAYVPETDTYIEKDASINDEIDKLRHSATHSLLERKDVIIVASVSCIYGLGSPEAYKGMLAYAETGRQLNRDEFIHRLVNIQYTRNNYDFYRGVFRVIGDTVEVFPAYESDIAIHVEFFGNTVDTIYTFDPVRGKKKDILKRVVIYPASHYVADEVSLKHAVEAIRQELAERLKEFRNSGKLLEEERLKRRTLYDIEMLGEMGYCTGIENYSRHLSKRAPGDPPYTLLDYFPKQFLSIIDESHLTVPQIGGMYEGDRSRKRTLVEYGFRLPSALDNRPLKFSEFEQRIDKVVYVSATPSEYEIKISSRRIIEQIIRPTGLVDPKVIIKDATNQVDTLLEEIRKRVGVNERVLVTTLTKRMAEELTEYYASLGIKVKYMHSDIVTLERVDIIRDLRMGKFDVLIGINLLREGLDLPEVSLVAILDGDKEGFLRSARSLIQTIGRAARNVNGTVIIFADRITGAIKQALDETNRRRIKQLAYNKEYGIVPETIKKQIRELRTSIYEKDYYTVPVEMADGTEEYIDPENIPSRIKELKSEMRRAAKELEFEKATELRDRIKKLSDLYLKI
- a CDS encoding aspartate ammonia-lyase, whose translation is MTYRLEHDSLGEVKVPQDVYYGAQTKRALDNFPVSGEKNHPLLIKAYLILKKACALTNAELGVLDKKRSKAIIHGCDELISDRYTEQIVIDKYQAGAGTSLNMNINEVIANIALERLGYKKGNYDYLSPNDHVNMSQSTNDTFPTASHIALIWNTQELIGSLVLLVKSLHKKAAAFKHLLKSGRTHLQAAVPVTLGQEFFAYEETIKKSISMLRHISEPVNPSKYPFPSLLEVAIGGTAVGTGLNTPKYYRDTVIKNLNKATGLNLIKSADPREALQSRIAISRMSSTIHDIALELIRIANDLRLLSSGTITGIGEINLPAVQPGSSIMPGKANPVMAEALNMICFRVIGNALTVSMAEQAGQLELNVMMPVMINTLLESIDILKNFIPVFARKAVDGITVNKDRLDYYFKNTPSIATILNPIIGYLKAAEVVKQSISEKRPVTDIIIEKGLMGKKELDGLLKSDRITGILDNERNKHASN
- a CDS encoding redoxin family protein, which gives rise to MKDQLYNILQPRWINSIPLIVATSEKDEDELNLYIINEMLNGKVILLDFWEYTCINCLRTLPYVKEWHKRYADKGLVVIGVHTPEFSVSVEKKNVENAVKELGITYPVVLDGDYAIWTSLHNQYWPRKLLFNSKLEIVYDSAGEGGYREVEIKIQQALLELDGTLKMPPIMEPVRDADMEGTHCYPATPELYCGFVRGRLGNTEGYNKDSNPVVYSMPETLTSGMLYLNGTWASTEESIIATELPANIEIIYKAAQINAVISSASSEPIKVYIEINGAPISEHDKGDDILYDQRGSYVLVDKPKMYNITGNQPYREYDIKIFPDNIALEFFAFTFVSCVEPH
- the mutL gene encoding DNA mismatch repair endonuclease MutL gives rise to the protein MGIIKLLSDTLSSKIAAGEVIEKPASIVKELVENAIDAHASYITVELTDGGKAFIQIKDNGDGILSEDVELAVQRHATSKLTDEKGLYEINTLGFRGEALYSIGVVSELELITKHSHEDTGTGIVIKGGKLISKEIVAHDHGTTVKVSNLFFNTPVRKKFLGSTQSEYRACIDVMDRFVFGWSNVGLKLISNSKERFNVPPASTEERMILRIDPELKGKLYPISADNGLMRVDGFVSDPDYSLNTSRYIYIYVNNRYIIDRSLNYTIINSYSTTLEKGRYPVAVINLSLPPHFIDVNVNPTKTAVKFPDRAMVNDMLINAVKEAIGNRHITYTSSDKYSLKKQYLNDIKESAEKYFVNHRNIVKTNPIPESIRHESPDIAKEKRIQGDIIPKGGFSSLNIYGQFRATYILATADDSIVIIDQHAMHERIIFERLVRDAKEKKSNSQMLLTPYGIFLNEHRLAVLNSIAAKFESIGYGISVDGQQVIVNAIPAATQFDPLLLIELIDEYENDVDTTHTVLEEIHRKDPGYRIMATVACKSAVKAGDFLTPEKIKAMFFQLDSLDIPLNCPHGRPFVFVLANMEIEKFFHRR